From a region of the Pirellulales bacterium genome:
- a CDS encoding acyl-CoA carboxylase subunit beta, whose amino-acid sequence MAEISKLQERIADLTEQERLLRQGGGAAAIAKQHAKQRGTPRERINQLLDPGSPVLELGLWAGWQMYDQWGGAPAAGVVTLIGMVAGRRQMIIANDATVKAGAFFPATAKKVLRAQKIAFQNRLPLIYLVDSAGVFLPLQEDVFPDEDDFGRIFRNNAVLSAAGIPQLAAIMGNCVAGGGYLPVLCDQLLMVEGSGLYLAGPALVKSAIGQETDHETLGGAGMHARMSGTIDARFPDEASCLQALRDLCGMAREDAPDPAAPFTRGPARDPARDPATLETFLTGENQGEYDIRAVLRGVVDAESWAEYKPEYGQTVVCGMARIGGYPVGIVANQKQRVKNAEGRYEFGGVLYVESAEKAARFVMLCNQQWLPLVFLQDVNGFMVGKESEQAGIIKAGAKLVNAISNSRVPKVTVITGGSFGAGNYALCGKAFDPRFIFGWPLAKCAVMGGAQATNTLTEVMQKSLTTTGQAPPDKEAIELLRAQVQADYQRQMDVRYAAAHGWVDAIITPVETRGVLIQVLDIVTRSVSTEPSRWGVFQV is encoded by the coding sequence ATGGCGGAAATTTCCAAATTGCAAGAACGAATTGCCGACTTGACCGAGCAAGAGCGGTTGCTCCGGCAAGGAGGCGGGGCCGCCGCCATCGCCAAACAACATGCCAAACAACGCGGCACCCCCCGCGAACGCATCAATCAATTGCTCGATCCCGGTTCCCCCGTGCTGGAGCTTGGTCTTTGGGCGGGGTGGCAAATGTACGACCAATGGGGGGGCGCACCGGCGGCCGGAGTGGTCACCTTGATCGGCATGGTGGCCGGGCGGCGACAAATGATCATTGCCAATGATGCCACGGTCAAGGCGGGGGCTTTTTTTCCGGCCACGGCTAAAAAAGTCTTGCGCGCCCAAAAGATCGCCTTTCAAAATCGCTTGCCATTGATATACCTGGTCGACTCGGCCGGGGTATTTTTGCCCTTGCAAGAAGATGTCTTTCCCGATGAAGACGACTTTGGGCGGATTTTTCGCAATAACGCCGTTTTGAGCGCGGCGGGAATTCCCCAACTGGCCGCGATCATGGGGAACTGCGTCGCGGGTGGGGGATATCTGCCGGTGCTCTGCGACCAGTTACTCATGGTCGAGGGCAGCGGCCTCTATCTGGCGGGACCCGCGCTGGTCAAAAGCGCGATCGGTCAAGAGACCGATCATGAAACCCTCGGCGGGGCGGGCATGCACGCCCGCATGAGCGGAACCATTGACGCCCGTTTCCCCGATGAAGCCAGTTGCTTACAGGCCCTGAGGGATCTGTGCGGCATGGCACGGGAAGATGCGCCAGATCCGGCGGCACCGTTTACCCGCGGCCCCGCGCGGGATCCCGCGCGCGACCCCGCTACCCTGGAAACCTTTTTGACCGGGGAAAACCAAGGGGAATACGACATCCGCGCGGTCCTGCGGGGAGTTGTGGATGCCGAGTCCTGGGCGGAATATAAGCCAGAGTATGGACAGACGGTGGTCTGCGGCATGGCCCGCATTGGCGGGTATCCGGTGGGAATCGTGGCGAATCAAAAACAGCGGGTCAAAAATGCCGAGGGTCGATACGAGTTTGGCGGCGTGCTGTACGTCGAAAGCGCGGAAAAAGCCGCGCGGTTTGTCATGCTGTGCAATCAGCAATGGCTGCCGCTGGTTTTTTTGCAGGATGTCAATGGCTTTATGGTGGGTAAAGAGAGCGAGCAAGCGGGCATCATTAAGGCCGGGGCCAAGCTGGTCAACGCCATTTCCAATAGTCGCGTCCCCAAAGTGACGGTGATTACTGGCGGTTCCTTTGGCGCGGGAAACTACGCCCTCTGCGGCAAGGCCTTTGATCCGCGGTTTATTTTTGGCTGGCCCCTTGCCAAATGCGCGGTCATGGGGGGAGCGCAAGCCACCAACACCCTGACCGAGGTCATGCAAAAAAGCCTTACCACGACAGGCCAAGCGCCTCCTGACAAGGAAGCAATCGAATTGCTCCGTGCCCAAGTCCAGGCCGATTACCAACGCCAAATGGACGTCCGCTATGCCGCCGCGCATGGTTGGGTGGATGCGATCATCACTCCCGTGGAAACCCGGGGCGTGCTCATTCAGGTGCTGGATATTGTCACCCGGTCCGTCAGCACCGAGCCTAGCCGCTGGG